A single genomic interval of Coccidioides posadasii str. Silveira chromosome 1, complete sequence harbors:
- a CDS encoding uncharacterized protein (EggNog:ENOG410PM5D~COG:O~BUSCO:11461at33183) yields the protein MAHSKRNTSLPHFTSYERSLLRSTWGSQSTRLSRESFLPFSSCRLCLLPARSPVVACATNGDIFCRECAVNDLLAQRKEIKRLEKERELEQQEKEENDERLAQEARERELKEFEMISMGLEDRKRKFSNREQDQDRTREGEGSPNSGEELARKKRKGFELDEMEMKRIAREERERIRKEIQRERSESAKPQMPSFWIPSLTPSTENGANDAKPAKLSPICPASTPTNKHGYSLKYLVSVNFSEVKDDQSGEMIRVCPSCKRALKNGVKAMLTKPCGHVICKPCVEKFMTPHKDPDPHAQDPEETERHGRMLCYVCETDITERKSKKDGKKDKDKEKIRPGLVAICSEGTGFAGGGANLAKKAGTAFQC from the exons ATGGCACACTCTAAACGCAACACATCTCTTCCCCATTTCACCTCATATGAAAGGTCTCTCCTCCGTTCCACTTGGGGATCCCAGAGTACAAGACTATCACGTGAATCCTTCCTGCCCTTTTCCTCCTGTAGACTATGTCTTCTCCCCGCCCGCTCTCCGGTCGTTGCATGTGCCACAAACGGCGATATATTCTGTCGGGAATGCGCTGTGAACGACCTTTTAGcgcaaagaaaagaaattaaGCGACTAGAGAAGGAGCGGGAGCTGGAGcagcaagaaaaagaggaaaatgATGAGAGACTGGCGCAGGAAGCGAGGGAGAGAGAGTTAAAGGAGTTTGAAATGATAAGCATGGGGTTGGAGGATCGGAAGAGGAAGTTTTCAAACCGAGAACAGGACCAAGACCGTACACGTGAGGGCGAGGGAAGTCCGAATAGCGGTGAAGAGCTggcgaggaagaagagaaaagggTTTGAGCTGGATGAGATGGAGATGAAGAGGATTGCCagggaggagagggaaaGAATACGGAAGGAGATTCAACGGGAGAGG AGCGAGTCTGCGAAGCCGCAGATGCCTTCTTTCTGGATCCCGTCGTTGACGCCATCTACTGAGAACGGTGCGAATGATGCCAAACCTGCGAAATTGAGCCCCATTTGTCCCGCTTCTACGCCTACAAATAAACATGGTTATTCCTTGAAATATCTAGTCTCGGTAAACTTCTCAGAAGTAAAAGATGACCAGTCAGGAGAAATGATAAGGGTTTGCCCGTCTTGTAAACGGGCTTTGAAAAACGGTGTCAAAGCGATGT TAACGAAACCGTGTGGGCATGTAATCTGCAAACCTTGTGTAGAAAAATTTATGACGCCCCATAAAGATCCAGATCCTCACGCGCAGGACCCTGAAGAAACTGAGCGCCATGGACGGATGCTTTGCTATGTCTGTGAGACAGATATCACTGAGAGAAAGTCTAAAAAAGATGGTAAGAAGGACAAAGATAAGGAGAAGATACGACCCGGGTTGGTCGCAATATGTAGCGAGGGTACCGGCTTTGCGGGCGGAGGAGCGAATCTTGCGAAAAAGGCTGGGACAGCCTTTCAGTGTTAA
- a CDS encoding uncharacterized protein (EggNog:ENOG410PQ4R~COG:S~BUSCO:12213at33183), translated as MAPPTLSYGLNLASKKSQPATSAGSSTSKKRKKTIFDSDSDSDTGPTEDTNGEEITTLGGLTSADPEPPSKKQQNAPPRKAFSGNADGKQKDYTNLSALHSSNKHSQTAASIDPSIYDYDNIYDSIHSNRKKTSASATTSSGPKYMTSLLRSAEVRKRDQLRARDKLLARERDAEGDEYADKEKFVTAAYKAQQEEVRRIEAEEAAREKEEEERRKKGLGMMGFYKDMLERDGRRHEEAVKAAEEAASKKQARREDENEEQQEEKSAAQIAAELNARGAHIVVNDEGEVVDKRQLLSAGLNVAPKAKAKTTPASFAVESRARDIRSDRFSAAASARSQQRERQTEMIAAQLEERMLKEKQEEEARLNELAEKNKSKKTTSDVMSAKERYLARKREREKEEQEKGK; from the coding sequence CTCCGCAGGCTCGTCCACATCCAAGAAACGCAAAAAGACCATCTTTGATTCGGATTCCGATAGCGATACGGGACCTACAGAAGACACAAATGGTGAAGAAATTACTACTCTAGGTGGCCTTACTTCTGCGGATCCAGAGCCGCCATCAAAAAAGCAACAGAACGCACCCCCGAGGAAAGCCTTTTCTGGAAACGCAGATGGCAAACAGAAGGACTATACAAATCTCTCAGCCCTGCATAGCAGCAATAAGCATTCCCAAACGGCCGCCTCTATTGATCCTAGCATTTACGACTATGACAACATTTACGACTCCATCCATTCCAATCGTAAGAAAACCTCAGCCTCCGCGACTACATCTTCCGGACCTAAGTACATGACGTCTTTGCTACGTAGTGCCGAAGTGCGCAAGCGCGACCAGCTTCGCGCTCGAGATAAGCTGTTAGCTCGCGAGCGCGACGCCGAGGGTGATGAATATGCGGATAAAGAGAAGTTTGTGACGGCAGCATACAAAGCGCAGCAGGAAGAAGTGAGACGGATTGAAGCCGAGGAGGCCGccagagagaaagaagaggaggaaaggaggaaaaagggCCTGGGAATGATGGGGTTCTATAAAGACATGCTAGAAAGGGATGGAAGAAGACACGAGGAGGCGGTTAAAGCTGCTGAGGAAGCAGCTAGCAAAAAGCAAGCAAGgagagaagatgaaaatgaagagcagcaggaagAAAAGTCTGCTGCCCAGATTGCCGCGGAGTTGAATGCTCGTGGCGCACACATCGTGGTTAATGACGAAGGAGAAGTCGTTGATAAACGTCAGCTTCTCTCCGCTGGGTTGAATGTTGCTCCGAAAGCGAAGGCAAAGACAACTCCAGCTTCATTTGCAGTGGAGTCGCGTGCAAGAGATATTCGATCTGATCGTTTTAGTGCTGCTGCATCTGCTCGCTCACAGCAGCGCGAACGCCAGACAGAAATGATTGCCGCACAATTAGAAGAGAGAATGCTTAAGGAGAAGCAGGAAGAAGAGGCTCGACTGAACGAACTGGCCGAGAAGAATAAGAGCAAGAAGACGACGAGCGATGTAATGAGTGCAAAGGAACGGTACCTCGCCCGAAAGagggaaagagaaaaagaggagcaagaaaaaggaaaatag
- the NUC1 gene encoding nuclease (EggNog:ENOG410PHAY~COG:F~BUSCO:10895at33183), producing the protein MSKATFAIIAAAGAATGAGVTALVYSAKASRQQPPVSPALPSAAKPPVPSPNPAVIPHPSTPQIPTRFPAPVDPTGLLQYGFPGPIADTINSAPLTSAYDRRTRNPSWVAEHITPESLKLNNADRKHSVFYEDQSIPAAFRAKLSDYFRSGYDRGHQVPAADAKWSQDAMDATFALTNMCPQVGEGFNRDYWAHFEEFCRGLTKKYPSVRIVTGPLYLPKKDPTDGKWKVTYEVIGNPPNVAVPTHFYKVIFAEDGKEGGKVSLGAFVMPNARIPNEKSLSDFEVPLEAVERASGLEFTSKLAADRKKRLCQEVKCEIMVREFAKATNRKALPSP; encoded by the coding sequence ATGTCGAAAGCAACATTCGCAATCATCGCCGCAGCGGGTGCTGCCACCGGTGCTGGCGTCACTGCACTTGTCTACTCAGCCAAGGCTTCCCGGCAGCAGCCGCCGGTATCGCCTGCTCTACCGTCAGCAGCCAAACCTCCGGTACCCTCACCGAATCCTGCGGTTATCCCACATCCATCCACTCCGCAGATACCGACCCGATTCCCAGCGCCCGTTGATCCAACCGGCCTCCTCCAGTACGGATTCCCCGGTCCAATTGCCGACACCATAAACAGTGCCCCCCTGACAAGCGCATATGACCGCCGCACACGCAACCCATCATGGGTGGCCGAGCACATCACGCCCGAGTCTCTCAAGCTCAACAACGCCGACCGCAAACACAGCGTCTTCTACGAAGACCAAAGCATCCCCGCCGCATTTCGCGCCAAGTTGAGCGATTACTTCCGCTCCGGGTACGATCGTGGACACCAGGTTCCCGCCGCAGATGCAAAATGGAGCCAGGACGCCATGGACGCGACATTTGCTCTGACGAATATGTGCCCGCAGGTTGGGGAGGGCTTCAACCGCGACTACTGGGCGCATTTCGAGGAATTTTGCCGAGGATTGACGAAGAAATACCCTTCTGTGCGTATCGTCACTGGCCCGTTGTATCTACCGAAGAAGGATCCAACCGATGGAAAGTGGAAAGTCACCTACGAAGTTATCGGAAATCCACCAAATGTTGCCGTTCCAACACACTTTTATAAAGTTATATTCGCGGAAGATGGAAAAGAAGGAGGGAAGGTTAGCCTGGGTGCCTTTGTGATGCCAAACGCGCGCATCCCAAATGAGAAGAGCCTGTCCGATTTCGAAGTTCCCTTGGAGGCTGTAGAGCGTGCCAGCGGCTTGGAGTTCACATCAAAGCTTGCTGCAGACCGGAAGAAGAGGTTATGTCAGGAAGTGAAGTGTGAGATCATGGTGAGAGAGTTCGCGAAGGCAACTAACAGAAAGGCATTGCCATCGCCTTGA
- a CDS encoding uncharacterized protein (EggNog:ENOG410PITS~COG:P~TransMembrane:8 (o15-37i49-71o83-106i341-358o378-401i408-432o452-474i486-504o)~BUSCO:6595at33183), translating to MGLDNDTRGWVMSCVSGVACVLGSTIICVDIVARNWFGKRNFQISDSDVFLSSSMSLSAGVLLFTSLFSMLPTSKEYLIRAGYSSGMAAFMLIGLFLLGVIVIKIVSGWIHSHIPSHVVACAHTHEEDGKIDDVPRPANGTSVIPDEPATERTPLITASENTSSATTPAHQPVPHAEPTKPHASFIRSILSGPISGLVGVRKAACDNTGPCYGFSQACGQECMTITQHRDQEAAGVPGRPDALRYRSSSGPLPLENSRMPEIVAESVAMQPDVDKGVVDEARSIHSSHTTDMMSGEPLQHSPGHDDVLGTDQRTPALGSTTAYSPLPPPSKEHHHHVPQNAFLSIGLQTSLAIALHKLPEGFITYATNHTNPTLGWSVFIALFIHNITEGFAMALPLYLALKSRLKAVVWSSLLGGVSQPAGAGLAALWVWGARRANGPVPGDIEDPNGASWAVYGGMFAATAGVMTNVSLQLFSEGLVLSHNQNLCIGFAIAGMGILGLSFALTA from the exons ATGGGGCTTGATAATGACACCCGGGGATGGGTTATGAGCTGTGTCAGTGGCGTCG CCTGCGTACTGGGGTCGACCATCATATGCGTGGACATCGTTGCTCGAAATTGGTTTGGGAAGAGGAATTTTCAGATCTCGGATAGCGATGTATTTCTCTCATCGTCTATGAGCTTGAGTGCAGGTGTTCTG TTATTCACTTCGCTCTTCAGCATGTTACCGACGTCAAAAGAGTACCTTATCCGCGCGGGCTATTCCTCCGGCATGGCTGCATTCATGTTAATAGGGCTGTTTCTCCTCGGGGTTATTGTGATCAAAATCGTGTCTGGCTGGATTCACAGCCATATACCTTCTCATGTGGTTGCCTGTGCCCACACtcatgaagaagatggaaagATTGACGACGTCCCTAGACCAGCAAATGGAACCTCTGTTATCCCTGACGAACCTGCCACAGAGCGTACGCCACTGATAACAGCATCCGAGAACACAAGTTCGGCGACTACCCCTGCTCATCAGCCAGTGCCACATGCTGAACCTACAAAGCCCCATGCATCTTTTATCAGATCTATCTTGTCGGGCCCAATTAGTGGCTTAGTTGGTGTTCGGAAAGCTGCATGCGACAATACTGGTCCCTGCTACGGTTTTTCTCAAGCTTGTGGCCAAGAGTGTATGACAATCACGCAACACAGGGATCAAGAGGCTGCTGGGGTTCCTGGCCGGCCTGACGCTCTCCGCTATCGCAGTTCCTCTGGGCCCCTACCCCTAGAGAACTCTCGAATGCCGGAAATAGTTGCCGAATCAGTCGCTATGCAGCCAGATGTTGACAAAGGCGTAGTCGACGAAGCACGTAGTATTCACTCATCTCATACAACCGATATGATGAGCGGCGAACCGCTTCAACATTCTCCCGGCCATGACGATGTTCTTGGAACTGACCAAAGAACCCCGGCTCTCGGCTCCACGACAGCATATTCGCCTTTGCCCCCTCCTTCAAAAGAACATCATCACCATGTTCCCCAAAATGCCTTTTTATCCATTGGGCTGCAGACCTCACTTGCCATAGCACTACACAAACTCCCTGAAGGTTTTATCACATATGCAACCAACCACACAAACCCTACACTCGGCTGGTCAGTTTTTATCGCGCTTTTTATTCACAACATTACTGAAGGATTTGCGATGGCGTTGCCACTCTATCTCGCCCTAAAATCAAGATTAAAGGCCGTGGTTTGGTCTAGCCTCTTAGGTGGCGTAAGCCAGCCGGCTGGCGCTGGACTAGCTGCGCTGTGGGTTTGGGGCGCACGGAGAGCGAACGGACCCGTGCCAGGAGACATAGAAGACCCGAATGGTGCATCTTGGGCAGTCTATGGGGGTATGTTTGCCGCGACTGCCGGTGTAATGACGAACGTTTCTCTGCAATTATTTTCCGAGGGGTTGGTACTATCACACAATCAAAATTTGTGCATTGGGTTTGCGATTGCTGGAATGGGAATTCTCGGCCTTAGTTTTGCATTGACGGCTTGA